In Gemmatimonadota bacterium, the following are encoded in one genomic region:
- a CDS encoding damage-inducible protein DinB, with product MTHPFSLFAESYETERLKTLSVWAEFRDDELAFRPAPLARTPHEHMVHQCVSEQGWMIRMLGIDIGRPELPPVEDRLSFLRHYDEVSRLRREVLDAKEPEWFGEPTTFFDVPRTRAWVLTRRLVHSAHHRAQLTVYLRLLDRPLYSTYGPTADTGGLFQHQAPVIYRYPSAEALLEAEAAGGGAWPDLPGPGPRAPTERP from the coding sequence ATGACGCATCCATTCAGTCTCTTCGCCGAAAGCTACGAGACCGAGCGCCTCAAGACCCTTTCGGTCTGGGCCGAATTCCGGGATGACGAGCTGGCGTTTCGGCCGGCGCCCCTGGCCCGCACGCCGCATGAGCACATGGTGCACCAATGCGTTTCGGAGCAGGGCTGGATGATCCGGATGCTCGGCATCGACATCGGCCGGCCGGAGTTGCCCCCCGTCGAAGACCGGCTCTCGTTCCTGCGCCACTACGACGAGGTGTCGCGGCTCCGGCGCGAGGTCCTCGACGCCAAGGAGCCGGAGTGGTTCGGGGAGCCGACGACGTTCTTCGACGTGCCCCGGACCCGGGCCTGGGTCCTCACCCGGCGGCTGGTCCATTCCGCCCATCATCGGGCCCAGCTCACCGTCTACCTCCGCTTGCTCGACCGGCCGCTCTATTCGACCTATGGCCCGACCGCCGACACCGGCGGCCTGTTTCAGCACCAAGCCCCCGTCATTTATCGCTACCCGTCCGCCGAGGCTTTGCTTGAGGCCGAGGCGGCCGGGGGGGGGGCGTGGCCGGACTTGCCGGGCCCCGGCCCCCGCGCGCCCACGGAGCGGCCCTGA
- a CDS encoding S9 family peptidase, whose product MRVLRFLPVLGLAALTATRAPAQQSGGQKTLDATDLSFWKSIRNAATSPDGRWFAYVLAPNEGDGEVVVRPTSAEAREWRFPIGEAVVQPFNPFDQTPRNSPLVISGDAKWTAFSTYPTAEETKKLKKDKKPIQTGLVVVNLATGEKRDFEKIQRFSFAGENPAWVAMKRYPAEGATASDLLLLDLRTGTMSTIGSVADYALDETGGWLAWTTEAKDLVGNGVQIRNLATDQVKTIESDKAVYRRLAWADSGLALAVLRGRPDSARGDTVYAVVGITSVGGGNTKVVYEPSPATGLPADRRVSPDRTPRWTADFAALAFGTTARRNGPESKTGRPDVKPVAGTPGMMQTPAGAGGTEDDLPTLVIWHGKEGRLQSQQQVEEGRDKIFSSLALYRVVERKFLALADDELRDVQLTPRDRYGLGTDRRVYERRDNIDGGQRRDYYAIDLKTGARTPIKKTASYPIRPSPDGTKALFYDNGEYHVYDFLTGQTKAITPGAPTTFIDTEDDHNVDRPPVEPLGWSADSRFVLLFDNWDVWRVAATGGSFVNLTGTGKRDKIRFTRRLVIDPKEKGIDLTKPMYLQTYGEWTKKEGLARVIPAKPGAEMLLADDAKFLVNRARDAETWVYTRQTVRDFPDYWVADAKLANPVRLTDANPQQKDYAWSSGAQLVNYVSEKGDSLQGALYLPANYEPGKKYPTVVYIYEKLSQGLHSYAVPNETRAFNPSIYTSRGYAVFQPDIVYRINDPGMSSVWCVVPAVKAAIATGIVDPAKVGLHGHSWGGYQSSFLATQTGKLFSGIVTGAPLTDMISMYNSVYWNTGTADMAIFETSQGRFKGSYLDNHEAYIRNSPAFFVKQIETPVMILHNEKDGAVDFNQGITFFNSLREQDKDVIMLQYVGENHGLQLPKNQKDYTVRMQEYFDHYLKGLPAPDWMKEGVPRLKMEEHLKSRQKKPKAIS is encoded by the coding sequence ATGCGCGTACTCCGATTCCTCCCGGTTCTCGGGTTGGCGGCCTTGACCGCCACCAGGGCCCCAGCCCAGCAGTCCGGCGGGCAAAAGACGCTCGACGCCACTGATCTGAGCTTCTGGAAATCGATCCGGAATGCCGCCACCTCCCCCGACGGCCGCTGGTTTGCCTACGTGCTGGCGCCGAACGAAGGCGACGGCGAAGTCGTGGTGCGCCCGACGAGCGCGGAGGCCCGGGAGTGGCGGTTTCCGATCGGCGAGGCGGTGGTCCAGCCGTTCAACCCGTTTGACCAGACGCCCAGGAACTCGCCCCTGGTGATCTCCGGCGACGCCAAATGGACCGCGTTCTCGACTTACCCGACCGCCGAGGAAACCAAGAAGCTCAAGAAAGACAAGAAGCCGATTCAAACCGGCCTCGTGGTGGTCAATCTGGCCACCGGCGAGAAGCGGGATTTCGAGAAGATCCAACGATTCAGCTTTGCCGGGGAGAACCCGGCCTGGGTCGCGATGAAGCGTTATCCGGCCGAAGGGGCCACGGCCTCAGATCTCCTGCTGCTCGACCTCCGGACCGGCACGATGAGCACGATCGGTTCGGTGGCCGACTACGCGTTGGATGAAACCGGCGGGTGGTTGGCCTGGACCACCGAGGCCAAAGATCTCGTGGGCAACGGGGTGCAGATCCGGAACCTGGCCACCGACCAAGTCAAAACCATCGAGAGCGACAAAGCCGTGTACCGGCGTCTGGCGTGGGCGGATAGCGGGCTGGCTCTGGCGGTACTCCGTGGCCGGCCCGACAGTGCCCGGGGCGACACGGTGTACGCCGTGGTGGGAATCACCAGCGTCGGCGGCGGCAACACCAAGGTCGTCTATGAGCCGAGTCCGGCCACCGGCCTGCCCGCCGACCGCCGGGTCAGTCCGGACCGCACTCCTCGGTGGACCGCCGATTTTGCGGCGCTGGCCTTTGGGACCACGGCCCGCCGGAACGGCCCCGAATCCAAGACCGGCCGGCCCGATGTGAAGCCGGTGGCCGGCACACCGGGCATGATGCAGACGCCGGCCGGCGCCGGCGGCACCGAGGACGACCTCCCGACCCTGGTGATTTGGCACGGCAAAGAGGGCCGGCTCCAATCGCAACAGCAGGTCGAAGAGGGACGCGACAAGATCTTCTCGTCCCTGGCGCTTTACCGAGTGGTCGAGCGGAAGTTCCTGGCGCTCGCGGACGACGAGCTTCGCGACGTGCAGTTGACCCCGCGCGACCGGTACGGACTCGGCACCGACCGCCGGGTCTACGAACGGCGGGACAACATCGACGGCGGCCAGCGCCGGGACTACTACGCCATCGACTTGAAGACCGGAGCCCGGACGCCGATCAAGAAGACCGCCTCCTATCCGATCCGGCCCTCGCCGGACGGCACCAAGGCGCTGTTCTACGACAACGGCGAATATCACGTCTACGACTTTCTGACCGGGCAGACCAAGGCGATTACCCCGGGCGCGCCGACCACGTTCATCGATACGGAGGACGACCACAACGTGGACCGCCCGCCGGTCGAGCCGTTAGGCTGGTCGGCCGACAGCCGGTTCGTCCTGTTGTTCGACAACTGGGATGTCTGGCGCGTGGCGGCCACGGGCGGGAGCTTCGTCAACCTGACCGGGACCGGCAAGCGGGACAAGATCCGGTTTACCAGGCGGCTGGTCATCGATCCCAAGGAAAAGGGCATCGACTTGACCAAGCCGATGTACCTCCAGACCTACGGCGAGTGGACCAAAAAGGAAGGCCTGGCCCGAGTCATCCCGGCCAAGCCCGGCGCCGAGATGCTGCTGGCGGACGACGCCAAGTTCTTGGTGAACCGGGCCCGCGATGCCGAGACCTGGGTCTACACCAGGCAAACCGTCCGGGACTTTCCGGACTACTGGGTGGCTGACGCCAAGCTGGCCAACCCGGTCCGGCTGACCGACGCCAATCCCCAGCAGAAGGACTATGCCTGGTCCTCCGGCGCCCAGCTGGTCAACTACGTGTCCGAGAAGGGCGACAGCCTGCAGGGGGCGCTCTATCTGCCGGCCAACTATGAGCCGGGCAAGAAGTATCCGACCGTGGTGTACATCTACGAGAAGCTCTCCCAAGGGCTTCACAGCTACGCCGTGCCGAACGAAACCCGGGCGTTCAACCCGAGCATCTATACCAGCCGCGGGTACGCGGTGTTCCAGCCGGACATCGTATACCGGATCAACGACCCGGGCATGTCGTCGGTGTGGTGCGTGGTGCCCGCGGTCAAGGCGGCCATCGCCACCGGCATCGTGGACCCGGCCAAGGTCGGTCTCCACGGCCATTCCTGGGGCGGTTATCAGTCGTCCTTCCTGGCCACCCAGACGGGCAAGCTGTTCAGCGGGATCGTGACCGGCGCCCCGCTCACCGACATGATCTCGATGTACAACTCGGTCTACTGGAATACCGGCACCGCCGACATGGCGATCTTCGAGACCTCGCAGGGCCGGTTCAAGGGCAGCTACCTCGACAACCACGAAGCCTACATCCGGAACTCGCCGGCGTTTTTCGTCAAGCAAATCGAAACCCCGGTGATGATCCTGCACAACGAAAAGGACGGGGCGGTCGATTTCAACCAAGGGATCACGTTCTTCAATTCGTTGCGGGAGCAGGACAAAGACGTCATCATGTTGCAGTATGTCGGCGAGAACCACGGGTTGCAGCTACCCAAGAACCAGAAGGACTACACGGTCCGGATGCAGGAGTACTTCGACCACTACCTGAAGGGACTCCCGGCGCCGGACTGGATGAAGGAAGGCGTCCCCCGGCTCAAGATGGAAGAGCATTTGAAGAGCCGGCAGAAGAAACCCAAGGCCATTTCCTAG
- a CDS encoding dipeptidase yields MDSNFTIRERDRMLKELVEFLSIPSISALPNHAQDCRRAAGWLIDQFKRLGFPVVQLLEGNGHPVVWAESPPVPGAPTLLVYGHYDVQPVDPIHEWNTPPFEPTVRDGRIYARGAADDKGQVYCLMKAYEAVLQSGKPPINIRFLIEGEEESGGTVIGDLLTAEPDRARADAILICDMSYFDIGWPAVYTALRGLCYAEIHVRTAERDLHSGSYGGAAPNAMETLARLLSDLKGRSGKINIPKLYKSVKPPTKHELKVWKQLPFDEARFLKEEVTGKALTGIQKASVLERVWALPTFEIHGIRGGFTGEGAKTVIPATAMAKVSLRLVPGLPFEKVAKWLKKAVAKMAPEWAEVEVRILHGGDPVEVDVGHPAFKTLDAAFAEVVGRGTVPVRAGGSIPVVTQFAKAGAPVILTGIGLPDDGLHSPNEKLDLQQLWEGIAVFGRFYEKLGEKAV; encoded by the coding sequence ATGGACTCCAATTTTACGATCCGCGAACGCGACCGGATGCTCAAGGAACTGGTTGAATTCCTCTCGATTCCGAGCATCAGCGCCCTGCCGAACCATGCCCAAGATTGCCGCCGAGCCGCCGGCTGGCTGATCGACCAATTCAAGCGCCTCGGCTTTCCCGTCGTCCAACTGCTCGAGGGCAACGGCCATCCGGTGGTCTGGGCCGAAAGCCCGCCAGTGCCCGGGGCACCGACCTTGTTGGTGTACGGGCACTACGACGTCCAGCCGGTCGATCCGATCCATGAATGGAACACACCGCCCTTTGAGCCGACCGTGCGGGATGGCCGGATCTATGCCCGGGGTGCCGCCGACGACAAAGGCCAAGTCTACTGTCTCATGAAGGCCTACGAAGCCGTATTGCAGAGCGGCAAGCCACCCATCAACATCCGGTTTCTGATTGAGGGCGAAGAAGAGAGCGGCGGAACCGTAATCGGTGATTTGCTTACCGCCGAGCCGGACCGCGCCAGGGCCGATGCGATTTTGATTTGCGACATGTCCTACTTCGATATCGGGTGGCCGGCCGTCTACACGGCGCTCCGGGGCCTCTGCTACGCGGAAATCCATGTTCGCACTGCCGAGCGAGATCTCCACTCGGGGAGTTACGGCGGCGCCGCCCCCAACGCCATGGAGACGTTGGCCCGGCTGTTGTCGGACCTCAAGGGACGGTCCGGCAAGATCAACATCCCGAAGCTCTACAAGTCGGTGAAGCCGCCAACCAAGCACGAGCTCAAAGTCTGGAAACAACTGCCGTTCGATGAAGCCCGGTTCCTCAAAGAGGAAGTGACCGGCAAGGCACTCACCGGGATCCAAAAAGCGTCGGTGCTCGAGCGGGTCTGGGCCCTGCCCACGTTCGAAATCCACGGCATCCGGGGCGGCTTCACCGGCGAGGGCGCGAAGACGGTGATTCCCGCGACGGCGATGGCCAAGGTGAGCCTCCGGCTCGTACCCGGTCTCCCGTTCGAGAAGGTGGCCAAGTGGCTGAAGAAGGCGGTCGCGAAAATGGCCCCTGAGTGGGCCGAGGTCGAGGTCCGGATCCTCCATGGCGGCGATCCGGTCGAGGTCGATGTCGGGCATCCGGCCTTCAAGACCCTTGACGCGGCCTTTGCCGAGGTGGTGGGCCGTGGCACGGTGCCCGTGCGCGCCGGCGGATCGATCCCGGTGGTCACTCAATTCGCGAAAGCCGGCGCCCCGGTCATTCTGACCGGAATCGGCCTGCCGGACGACGGCCTCCACTCACCGAACGAGAAGCTCGACCTCCAGCAACTCTGGGAAGGGATCGCGGTGTTCGGACGATTTTACGAGAAGCTCGGGGAAAAGGCGGTGTAG
- the lipB gene encoding lipoyl(octanoyl) transferase LipB has protein sequence MTAPAAIRVIDLGRRGYDEVLTLQRRLCRERVEGMRHEDLVLLVEHDPVITLGRSTKASSLPIGADELTRRGLEVFEVERGGDVTLHAPGQLVGYPIFQLQNYRPDLHWYLRQIEETLIVALATLGISAERNPGLTGVWTGGRKVASIGIHVKQWVTFHGFALNVTTALDLFDLIVPCGIPGVRMTSVADRIGPRDGLMAEVRSAVMAGFGSVFDRAIVMGSEHELQPVGPPAP, from the coding sequence GTGACCGCGCCGGCCGCGATTCGGGTCATCGATCTCGGGCGCCGGGGCTACGACGAAGTTCTCACTCTGCAGCGGCGGCTGTGCCGCGAACGAGTCGAAGGGATGCGCCACGAGGATCTCGTGCTGCTCGTCGAGCATGACCCGGTCATCACGCTCGGGCGGAGCACCAAGGCGTCGAGCCTCCCGATCGGAGCCGACGAGCTCACCCGCCGAGGACTCGAGGTCTTTGAGGTGGAGCGCGGCGGGGACGTGACGCTCCACGCGCCGGGACAGTTGGTCGGCTACCCGATCTTCCAGCTCCAGAATTATCGGCCCGACCTCCACTGGTACCTCCGACAAATCGAAGAGACCCTGATCGTGGCCTTGGCGACGCTCGGCATCAGCGCCGAACGGAACCCCGGTTTAACCGGCGTGTGGACCGGCGGCCGGAAAGTCGCGAGTATCGGGATTCATGTGAAGCAGTGGGTCACCTTCCACGGCTTCGCGTTGAACGTAACCACCGCACTCGACCTATTCGACCTGATCGTGCCATGTGGCATTCCGGGTGTTCGAATGACCAGCGTGGCGGATCGGATCGGGCCGCGCGACGGACTGATGGCCGAGGTGCGGAGTGCGGTGATGGCAGGATTTGGTTCCGTCTTCGATCGGGCGATCGTGATGGGTTCGGAGCACGAACTTCAACCGGTAGGGCCACCGGCGCCCTGA